ATGCTTAAAAGTGGCAAACCGCTTTCTCAGTTCTCGTCCTTGGTTGAGCGCCATCCACAGGTTTTAGTCAACGTGCCGGTAAGAGAGAAGCTACCGTTTGAGCAGTGCCCGAAAATTACTTCGGCAATTAAGAAGGTCGAGGGCAGACTAAATAATGTCGGGAGGGTGTTGCTTAGATATTCTGGCACGGAGTTTAAGGCCCGCGTGATGGTGGAAGCTGCGGATAAGGAGCTTTGTACGACAATGGCTAATGAGCTTGCGATGGTAGTTCAACAGGAACTAGGAAGGTGATAAAAATACTCACTGCTTCTGAGATGGCTGCGGCCGACAGGGCTATGGAAACGCGCCTTGGCGTTCCGTCGCGAGTTTTGATGGAGTCGGCTGGAAGGGAGGTAGCTAGTTTTGTTTTGAAGTCAGTCGATCCGTCGTGCAAGAAGCGCCAGGCAGTTGTGCTTACGGGAGGCGGCAATAATGGGGGCGATGGCTTCGTCGTTGCGCGCTATCTCAAGGAGGCTGCTTGGAATGTAATGGTTCTTGCGACTGTGTCAATAGAATCGCTAAAGGGAGATGCCTCGAGTAATGCTTTAGTTTGGAAGAATTGTGGCGGAAAGGTGCTGGAGGTGAACTTAGACAGTCTGAATGATAGCGAAGTAGCTTCTTTGCTAGAGAATAGTGGAGTTATTATCGATGCTATCTATGGGACTGGCTTTCGCGGCAGCATGGAGAACTGGCCTGCAAAGCTCGTGGAGCTAACTAATGAAATTTCGGCAAAGAATTCAATTCAAGTTGTTTCGGTAGATATCCCCAGTGGTGCAGAGGCTAGCACCGGGAGAGTTTTGGGTGCATGTATTAATGCAACGCAGACGGTAGCACTGCAGTGCCCAAAAATTGGACATGTATTGTTCCCCGCAAGCAGGTATTGCGGCAAGGAAGTGTATATTGCCGATATAGGGATTTCGAATAACCTTAGCGAGATTGCTAGTGTTAGGCGCGAATTAGTGACTGCTTCTGCTGTTTCAGGTTTGTTAAGTGAGGCTTATAGGGAACGCGACGAAGCGCATAAGGGTCGTCGCGGACACGTGCTAGTTATGGGCGGGAGTTCCGGTCACTTTGGTGCTCCGAAGATGACGGCGCTAGCCGCTATCGCATGTGGTTCGGGCCTAGTAACTATGTGCCTACCCAAGAGTGCAGCAAGGGAAGTTCAAACTCAACTGCTCGAGCTGATGTGTCTCGAAGCGGCTGAAGATGCTTACCTCGCGTTTGGAAAGCCAGACAGGGGATGGTTGAAAAATGCGCTGGAGGGGAAGAATGCCATAGCTATTGGGCCAGGTATGGGGCAAGGGGAAGGAGCAGGCGACCTGTTGGAGATGGTTTTTGAAGAGAGTTTGCGGCTAGAAATGCCGCTAGTCATTGATGCTGACGCGATAAATATGATTTCGCTTCGCAAGGGTTTGGTAGAGAAAATTCCACCTCAGTCGATTTTAACCCCGCACCCCGGTGAGATGGCGAGGCTATGTGGGATAGAGACAGCCGAAGTAGAGCAGGATCGCCTTGGCAATACTGGCGATTTAGCGGCTAGGCTAAAATGTTGGGTGATACTAAAGGGCGCTAGGACGGTTGTTTGTGGGCCGGATGGGGAAATATTTATTAATCCCGCCGCTAGTGAAATTTTGGCTACGGCTGGTTCGGGAGATGTTCTTACTGGCGTTTTGGCTGCAATGCTTGGGCGGGGAATGGGGCTAAAAAATGCCTGTCTGTGTGCAGTTTATGTTCATGGCGAGTGTGTGGGCGAGCTGAGGCATAAATATGGCGGAAGTGTGGGCGCGAAGGCCGGGGATATAATCGATTATTCACCTCGGGTGATTAATAGGCTTCTGCATTTGCCACCTACCGATAATAAACCCTTTCCAGGCAATGCAATTAGCGTTTTTGGGGATTGAGTTGTATAGAGAGTCGTGCGTGCCTTGTTGTGCTCTTAGTCATATGTCCCACCCGACCACAAATCAAAGGTCAGTAGAAATTATTAGTCGCAGTCTCGAGGAGACTTATGAGATCGGCAGGTTGCTAAGCGGGCTTTTTGCGGGCGGAGAACTTATTGGCCTTTCTGGTCCTCTGGGCGCTGGGAAGACGGAACTCGTAAGGGGCGTCGCTGCTGGCTTGGGGGTAAGGGAGGAAATCTCAAGCCCCACTTATGTGCTCGAACATATTTATCTCTTATCGCCAGGTTTAGACAGACGGATAGAGAGTTTGCATCATTGGGATCTGTACCGCCTGGGCGAAAATTGCGGAGAAAATGAGATATTGGATTATAGGGGAGATTCAGCCAAAATTGTTTTAGTCGAGTGGCCGGAGCGAGCTAAGTGGCTATTAGACTTATTGCACATGATTATAAATATAGAGTACTGCGATACTGGCCAAGACCGCCAAGACGAGCGGTGCTTGGTATTTAGCGCAGTTGCAAAGGAGGGCGATAGATTGCTATTATCGCTTAGAAATATGCTTAAACCTTTAGGATCTGGTAAAGGGGAGAAATGTTAGAAACTGTTGTAATGAAATTTGGGGGCACTTCGGTCGGTACGGTTGAGCGCATTGCCGAGGTGGCAAAGCGCGTTTTAAAAAAGCAGTCGTCTACGGGAAAGAAGGTTGTGGTTGTAGTTTCGGCCATGGCGGGCGAAACTGACCGTTTGGTAAAACTCTGCCGCGCTGTTGCAGGGGGAAACCGGTTTGATGAGCGAGAGTATAGCCAGTTAGTCGTTTCTGGCGAGCAAATTAGCTCTGCTCTGATGGCGCTTGCGCTTCAGCGCGAGGGGGCTAAAGCCATGTCGTTAACGGCCTATCAGATTCCCTTGGAGACGCGAAGAATTTTTGGCAAGCAGCTCATTAGCGATGTTCGTCCGGATAGGTTAGTTAGCTTGTTGAATCAAGGTATTATTCCTGTTGTTACTGGTTTTCAAGGAATAGATGAGGACGGAAGTTTTACCACTCTTGGTCGAGGTGGATCTGATACCACTGCCGTTGCTATTGCTGCTGCACTAAAGTCGGAAGCGTGTGAGATCTATACTGATGTGGATGGAGTGTATTCGGCTTCGCCGAGTGTCTGCAAGAATGCGAAGAAACTAAGTCATTTGACTTATGAAGAGATGTTAGAGTTAGCTAGCAGTGGTGCGAAGGTGTTGCAGACAAGAAGTGTTGATTTAGCTAGAAAATATGCGGTTCGCTTGCTAGTAAAATCGAGTTTTACCGATGCCGATGGAACGGAGATAGTAGAGGAGTATGCAAATATGGAAAATGCAGTTGTTTCTGGGATAAACTGTCGAAGCGATGAGGCTAAGATTACGCTTAGAAGAGTTCCCGATTATGCGGGAAATGCCGCAAAGATTTTTAAATGCCTGGGGGAGGCCGGTGTGGTGGTCGATATAATAGTTCAGAGCGAGGGGGCGGCAGGTTTTTCAGATATAGCGTTTACCGTTGCAGAAGACGACGTCGATCGCTCGGTAGAAGCCATTACGACGCTAATAGAGAGCAAGCTGCAAGGTGTGTCGATTGAGGTCGATACCGATGTGGCCAAGCTATCCGTCGTCGGTGAAGGAATGCGAAACCACGCCGGGGTTGCTGC
This portion of the Deltaproteobacteria bacterium genome encodes:
- a CDS encoding NAD(P)H-hydrate dehydratase, with amino-acid sequence MIKILTASEMAAADRAMETRLGVPSRVLMESAGREVASFVLKSVDPSCKKRQAVVLTGGGNNGGDGFVVARYLKEAAWNVMVLATVSIESLKGDASSNALVWKNCGGKVLEVNLDSLNDSEVASLLENSGVIIDAIYGTGFRGSMENWPAKLVELTNEISAKNSIQVVSVDIPSGAEASTGRVLGACINATQTVALQCPKIGHVLFPASRYCGKEVYIADIGISNNLSEIASVRRELVTASAVSGLLSEAYRERDEAHKGRRGHVLVMGGSSGHFGAPKMTALAAIACGSGLVTMCLPKSAAREVQTQLLELMCLEAAEDAYLAFGKPDRGWLKNALEGKNAIAIGPGMGQGEGAGDLLEMVFEESLRLEMPLVIDADAINMISLRKGLVEKIPPQSILTPHPGEMARLCGIETAEVEQDRLGNTGDLAARLKCWVILKGARTVVCGPDGEIFINPAASEILATAGSGDVLTGVLAAMLGRGMGLKNACLCAVYVHGECVGELRHKYGGSVGAKAGDIIDYSPRVINRLLHLPPTDNKPFPGNAISVFGD
- the tsaE gene encoding tRNA (adenosine(37)-N6)-threonylcarbamoyltransferase complex ATPase subunit type 1 TsaE, translating into MSHPTTNQRSVEIISRSLEETYEIGRLLSGLFAGGELIGLSGPLGAGKTELVRGVAAGLGVREEISSPTYVLEHIYLLSPGLDRRIESLHHWDLYRLGENCGENEILDYRGDSAKIVLVEWPERAKWLLDLLHMIINIEYCDTGQDRQDERCLVFSAVAKEGDRLLLSLRNMLKPLGSGKGEKC
- a CDS encoding aspartate kinase; its protein translation is MLETVVMKFGGTSVGTVERIAEVAKRVLKKQSSTGKKVVVVVSAMAGETDRLVKLCRAVAGGNRFDEREYSQLVVSGEQISSALMALALQREGAKAMSLTAYQIPLETRRIFGKQLISDVRPDRLVSLLNQGIIPVVTGFQGIDEDGSFTTLGRGGSDTTAVAIAAALKSEACEIYTDVDGVYSASPSVCKNAKKLSHLTYEEMLELASSGAKVLQTRSVDLARKYAVRLLVKSSFTDADGTEIVEEYANMENAVVSGINCRSDEAKITLRRVPDYAGNAAKIFKCLGEAGVVVDIIVQSEGAAGFSDIAFTVAEDDVDRSVEAITTLIESKLQGVSIEVDTDVAKLSVVGEGMRNHAGVAAEMFEVLGREGINIKMITTSEIKISVGIERKYAELAVRVLHEYFIENESDKCAEMACCGQ